Proteins from a genomic interval of Fodinicurvata sp. EGI_FJ10296:
- a CDS encoding SIR2 family protein — protein sequence MPELIQDGPDIPVELMNRRDDGNVVFFCGSGISAPTGLPMFSGLVSEIYDRTSETPTDLEKTLCGNGQYDKVLGLLEDRLNPGRLRREAIEILSTEPPENSLVTHEALLSLSRSDDHGIRLVTTNFDNRFELASSNLTIDSAPRLPLPKPHGWGSLVHLHGRIKADDPKSQDLVMTAADFGRAYLTERWASRFITELFREFTIVFVGYSLNDPVMSYMVDALAAERSRGARFQEAYAFADFRDGASGRKQAELSWQGKNVRPILFSAEDGFGKLSDTLTKWADIGRDPIKSRRQIVFDELGKLPANADDPIAKRVTWALADKPTSKALAEAPAITDEDAYPILAGWLNVFDEAGLMSRPGDTPANGTAHRTPIVGHAFTQHATNHLDDISTRLVVWLAKHLHVPQVLGWAARKGGYLHPDFRDEVRRRLSVKDRNENGVPEIPERLRLFWTILIQNSPVDHGEDLWWADLVRNAASDTERAIVGRAFIESLRPHPAVIPGPSENVQFRNLFEDTSAPITALEECAHFKMLAGDGKLYRRLEQLPFREDLLAGNAFVLSEHLLVSDKLLVDNDSGLRLPQFYRPAIESHDQNRERNDWTFLIDLARDAYFALATQNATYADLLIRMWVGSDIPLLHRLALHVLAEDPKADIQTATKLLLAGDPPCVWSDELYHEVMVFLRKAGHRLPADDLGKLVETIKAGPPSRDTEDENGQLRAREIRIRLGKLASSGAALDAEAKIIADAYQPPPDEPSDRDEFLAWSGSVQWIGPHDHVRPDWQNSPPLDELINHVRHDKITEDEFEGICRIWPSRAFFTLRKLADDDNWPAVYWRRLLWSTNALHREKKFHPSRLRYLSTLLLTAPEDFHVEISSAVSLFVKDLSEALPVEDEVSVRNLWNKAWSSIVDRCDVGRDDALTQALNSAPGRLADAAYDRLWKYQPEAGRGLPEPVSDYFDSIAKSTAGRLGRVMLAAKLYSLFAIAPDWTTQSLLPCMRWGTSNEARDLWTAYAWAARAGPNLLAAIKADFATALGKYAELGEQRSRLIYLFLAASLDEHTIFMPDEIRAVMANLPEDGLVDVAHFFEKRLGANVTEQAENWSTVCFPWLQVYWPKAKERNTTKTSIALVQCLINTGDAFPDALRWAEEYLRPGTDYVLWRVRRSGIHQRWPTETLKLLTLIIPENDIEHSHNHSLQEILNEMQKIDEGIAQDSRFIRLSRL from the coding sequence ATGCCCGAGCTGATACAGGATGGACCGGATATCCCGGTCGAACTGATGAACCGTCGAGACGACGGCAACGTCGTCTTTTTCTGTGGGTCCGGTATTTCCGCTCCAACCGGTTTGCCAATGTTTTCTGGTCTTGTATCTGAAATTTACGATCGCACCTCGGAGACTCCAACCGATCTGGAGAAGACACTATGCGGAAACGGTCAATACGACAAAGTTCTCGGACTTCTCGAAGATCGCCTCAATCCGGGCAGGCTTCGCCGAGAGGCGATCGAAATCCTTTCAACGGAGCCTCCAGAGAACTCGCTGGTTACCCATGAGGCCCTTCTCAGCCTGTCACGTAGTGATGACCATGGCATTCGGCTTGTTACAACCAATTTTGACAACCGTTTTGAACTCGCCAGTTCAAATCTCACGATCGACAGCGCTCCGCGACTGCCCCTGCCCAAGCCACACGGCTGGGGCTCACTTGTGCATCTCCATGGTCGCATCAAGGCGGATGACCCTAAAAGCCAAGATCTTGTGATGACTGCGGCGGATTTCGGGCGTGCCTACCTGACGGAACGGTGGGCTTCCCGGTTCATCACCGAGTTGTTCCGCGAATTCACCATCGTGTTTGTGGGTTACAGTCTTAACGACCCTGTTATGTCATATATGGTCGATGCACTCGCGGCGGAACGCAGCCGGGGTGCGCGCTTCCAAGAAGCTTATGCTTTCGCGGATTTCAGAGATGGTGCCAGTGGTCGCAAGCAAGCGGAACTTTCCTGGCAAGGCAAGAACGTCAGGCCAATCCTTTTCAGTGCGGAAGACGGCTTTGGAAAACTTAGCGACACGCTCACCAAATGGGCCGACATCGGCCGGGACCCGATCAAATCCCGTCGTCAGATTGTTTTCGACGAGCTAGGCAAGCTACCGGCCAACGCTGATGACCCAATCGCAAAGCGAGTAACCTGGGCTCTCGCGGATAAGCCCACATCGAAAGCACTCGCCGAAGCCCCAGCGATTACTGACGAAGACGCCTACCCTATTTTGGCTGGATGGCTCAACGTTTTCGATGAAGCCGGACTCATGTCACGTCCGGGAGATACACCTGCCAATGGAACTGCGCATCGTACACCGATCGTCGGTCACGCCTTCACGCAGCACGCCACCAACCACTTGGACGATATCTCGACACGACTGGTCGTTTGGCTTGCTAAGCACCTTCACGTCCCTCAGGTCCTTGGCTGGGCAGCACGCAAAGGTGGATACCTCCACCCCGACTTCCGAGACGAGGTTCGTCGCCGCCTTTCTGTAAAGGACCGCAATGAAAATGGGGTTCCTGAAATTCCGGAGCGACTACGCCTCTTTTGGACCATCCTAATACAAAACAGTCCCGTCGATCACGGCGAGGACCTCTGGTGGGCAGATCTGGTCAGAAACGCCGCATCCGATACCGAGCGCGCGATCGTGGGGCGTGCATTTATCGAGAGCCTACGACCGCACCCCGCTGTAATCCCGGGACCGTCGGAAAATGTGCAATTCAGAAATTTATTTGAAGACACTTCCGCACCGATAACCGCACTGGAAGAATGCGCGCATTTCAAGATGCTTGCAGGGGATGGTAAGCTATATCGTCGTCTGGAGCAACTACCATTTAGAGAAGATTTGCTAGCAGGAAACGCCTTTGTACTTAGCGAACATTTACTTGTTTCTGATAAGTTATTGGTGGATAATGACTCTGGTCTACGACTTCCGCAGTTTTACCGACCCGCCATTGAATCACATGACCAGAACCGGGAAAGGAATGATTGGACTTTCCTAATCGACTTGGCTCGGGACGCATATTTCGCGCTCGCGACGCAAAACGCCACGTACGCCGATCTCTTGATCCGTATGTGGGTCGGGAGCGATATTCCATTGCTGCACCGACTCGCCCTTCATGTCCTTGCGGAAGACCCCAAAGCGGATATCCAGACGGCAACCAAGCTCTTACTGGCTGGCGACCCGCCCTGTGTGTGGTCCGATGAGCTCTACCACGAGGTCATGGTCTTCCTCCGAAAGGCCGGTCACCGGCTTCCCGCCGACGACCTTGGTAAGCTTGTAGAGACAATTAAGGCTGGACCTCCATCTAGGGACACGGAGGACGAAAATGGACAGCTGCGGGCAAGAGAAATCAGAATTCGCCTGGGCAAGCTTGCATCCTCAGGTGCCGCACTCGATGCCGAAGCCAAGATAATAGCTGACGCTTACCAACCTCCGCCGGACGAGCCGTCCGATAGAGACGAGTTCCTTGCCTGGAGTGGCAGCGTTCAATGGATCGGGCCGCACGATCATGTCCGACCCGATTGGCAAAACTCGCCTCCTCTAGATGAACTGATCAACCACGTGCGGCATGACAAAATAACAGAAGATGAATTTGAGGGCATTTGCAGAATTTGGCCCAGCCGCGCTTTCTTCACACTCCGCAAGCTGGCGGATGACGACAACTGGCCCGCAGTGTATTGGCGCCGTTTGTTATGGAGCACGAACGCCCTTCATCGAGAGAAAAAATTTCACCCCAGTCGACTGCGGTACCTTTCAACGCTTCTGTTGACAGCTCCGGAAGATTTTCATGTCGAAATTAGCTCTGCCGTTTCTTTGTTTGTCAAAGATCTTTCTGAAGCACTTCCGGTCGAAGACGAAGTCTCCGTCCGCAATCTTTGGAACAAAGCGTGGAGTTCGATCGTCGATCGATGCGATGTTGGCAGGGACGATGCGCTTACCCAAGCGCTAAACAGTGCCCCTGGTCGCCTTGCTGATGCAGCGTATGACCGCCTTTGGAAATACCAACCAGAAGCGGGTAGGGGTCTGCCTGAGCCTGTCTCCGACTACTTCGATTCTATTGCCAAGTCAACAGCCGGCCGTTTGGGTCGGGTTATGCTAGCCGCGAAACTCTACAGCCTTTTTGCAATCGCGCCGGATTGGACGACCCAGTCCCTGCTACCGTGTATGCGCTGGGGAACCTCCAACGAGGCGCGGGACTTGTGGACAGCATACGCTTGGGCGGCTCGCGCCGGACCGAATCTGCTTGCTGCGATTAAGGCCGACTTCGCGACTGCACTCGGGAAATACGCGGAACTTGGAGAACAGCGATCAAGACTCATCTACTTGTTTCTGGCAGCCAGCCTCGATGAACACACCATTTTCATGCCCGACGAAATTCGGGCCGTGATGGCCAACTTGCCGGAGGACGGGCTGGTCGATGTCGCCCATTTTTTTGAGAAGCGTCTTGGCGCCAACGTGACCGAGCAGGCGGAGAACTGGAGCACCGTCTGCTTCCCTTGGCTACAGGTTTACTGGCCGAAAGCCAAGGAGCGCAATACAACCAAAACATCAATTGCCCTCGTGCAATGCCTAATCAATACAGGTGACGCCTTCCCGGATGCGCTGCGATGGGCAGAGGAATATTTGCGACCGGGCACGGATTACGTGCTTTGGCGCGTTCGAAGAAGTGGCATTCATCAGCGTTGGCCTACCGAAACACTTAAATTGCTTACTCTCATTATTCCGGAAAATGACATCGAACACTCGCACAATCACTCGCTTCAGGAAATACTCAACGAGATGCAAAAAATCGACGAAGGAATCGCGCAGGATAGTCGCTTCATACGCCTTTCTCGACTGTAG
- a CDS encoding Fic family protein, whose product MVWNWQQTDWPEFRYDSAALASLEETFLLRAGELFGAFHHVNPNDRDTLRIELISDEALKTSEIEGEILNRDSVQSSLRQQMGLDSETRRILPEERGIAEMMVTLYRTYGDSLTHYGLFSWHKMVMAGHRDIQIVGGYREHDDPMQVVSGPIGREKVHFEAPPSNQIRAEMDAFIEWFNGSAPDGKSPRPALLRSGIAHLYFESIHPFEDGNGRIGRALSEKALAQNLGQPTLIALAYTIERNRKTYYEILERSNKSNEITNWLVYFAETILEAQANTLTRIEFYIAKARLYDRLRGKLNPRQKKALARMFREGVEGFKGGLSAENYIRITGASRATTTRDLQDLVDKGALTRTGERRHTRYWLANTQTDQSPIERRGV is encoded by the coding sequence ATGGTTTGGAACTGGCAACAAACTGATTGGCCGGAATTCCGCTACGATAGCGCGGCACTGGCATCGCTGGAGGAGACATTCCTGCTCCGGGCCGGCGAGTTGTTCGGTGCCTTTCATCATGTGAATCCAAACGATCGTGACACGCTCCGCATCGAACTCATCAGCGACGAGGCGCTGAAAACCTCCGAGATAGAAGGCGAAATTCTCAATCGCGACAGTGTTCAATCGTCGCTGCGTCAGCAAATGGGACTTGATTCCGAAACACGGCGCATACTCCCGGAAGAGCGCGGCATCGCGGAGATGATGGTCACACTTTACCGAACCTACGGCGACAGTCTCACGCACTACGGTCTGTTTTCCTGGCACAAAATGGTGATGGCCGGCCACCGCGATATTCAGATCGTCGGCGGGTACCGCGAACACGACGACCCGATGCAAGTTGTGTCAGGCCCGATCGGCCGCGAGAAGGTCCATTTCGAGGCGCCACCATCGAACCAGATCCGCGCCGAAATGGATGCCTTCATCGAATGGTTCAACGGCAGCGCGCCGGATGGAAAAAGTCCGCGCCCCGCCCTGTTACGCAGTGGCATTGCGCACCTGTACTTTGAAAGCATCCATCCTTTCGAGGACGGCAATGGTCGTATCGGCCGTGCCTTGTCGGAAAAGGCCCTGGCGCAAAATCTTGGCCAGCCGACCCTGATCGCCCTAGCCTACACGATCGAGCGCAACCGCAAAACCTACTACGAGATTCTGGAACGCTCAAACAAGAGCAATGAAATCACGAATTGGCTGGTTTACTTCGCCGAGACGATTCTGGAAGCACAAGCCAACACGCTCACGCGCATCGAGTTCTACATTGCCAAGGCCCGCCTCTATGACCGGCTGCGCGGCAAGCTGAATCCGCGCCAGAAAAAAGCGCTCGCCCGCATGTTCCGCGAAGGCGTCGAAGGTTTCAAGGGCGGCTTGAGCGCGGAGAATTACATTCGCATTACTGGTGCGTCGCGCGCTACCACCACCCGCGATCTACAGGACCTGGTGGACAAGGGCGCACTTACACGCACCGGCGAGCGGCGACATACGCGGTATTGGCTGGCAAACACGCAAACGGACCAATCGCCCATCGAACGACGCGGGGTTTAG
- the purB gene encoding adenylosuccinate lyase codes for MIPRYSRPEMTRIWEPENKFRIWFEIEAHACDAQAELGVIPKSAAQTVWKYGKWEIDRIDEIERETKHDVIAFLTNLAEHVGDDARFVHQGMTSSDVLDTTLAVQMTQAADLLLADLDQLLAALKDRAVEHRYTATIGRSHGIHAEPTTFGLKLAGHYAAFARNRERLAAARADIATCAISGAVGTFANIDPHVEAHVAEKMGLSVEPISTQVIPRDRHAAFFAVLGVIASSIENLSTEIRHLQRSEVLEVEEYFSAGQKGSSAMPHKRNPVLTENLTGIARVVRAAVVPAMENVTLWHERDISHSSVERVFGPDATIALDFALARLTGVIRNLVVYPETMKANLDRLGGLVFSQRVLLALTQAGMSREDAYMAVQRNAMPVWRGEGKFLDLLLKDEAISAIIEPEAIEKLFNLDFHMKHVDTIMKRVFGEPTPAA; via the coding sequence ATGATCCCCCGCTATAGCCGCCCCGAAATGACCCGCATCTGGGAGCCGGAAAACAAGTTCCGCATCTGGTTCGAGATCGAGGCCCATGCCTGCGACGCCCAGGCTGAGTTGGGCGTCATTCCGAAATCGGCAGCCCAGACTGTCTGGAAATACGGCAAGTGGGAGATCGATCGCATCGACGAGATCGAGCGCGAGACCAAGCACGACGTCATCGCCTTCCTGACCAATCTGGCCGAACATGTCGGCGACGACGCCCGTTTCGTCCATCAGGGCATGACATCGTCCGACGTGCTCGACACGACGCTCGCCGTCCAGATGACGCAGGCCGCCGACCTGCTGCTGGCCGATCTCGACCAGTTGCTGGCGGCCCTCAAGGATCGGGCGGTCGAGCACCGGTACACGGCCACCATCGGCCGCAGCCACGGCATCCATGCCGAGCCGACGACATTCGGCCTGAAGCTGGCCGGCCACTATGCCGCGTTCGCCCGCAACCGCGAGCGGCTGGCGGCGGCGCGAGCCGACATCGCCACCTGCGCCATTTCGGGCGCCGTGGGCACCTTCGCCAACATCGACCCCCATGTCGAAGCCCATGTGGCGGAGAAAATGGGGCTGAGCGTCGAGCCGATTTCCACCCAGGTCATTCCCCGCGACCGGCATGCGGCCTTTTTCGCCGTGCTGGGCGTCATCGCTTCGTCGATCGAGAACCTGTCGACCGAGATCCGCCACCTTCAGCGTTCCGAAGTGCTGGAGGTCGAGGAGTATTTCTCGGCGGGACAAAAGGGCTCGTCGGCCATGCCGCACAAGCGCAACCCCGTGCTGACCGAGAACCTGACCGGAATCGCGCGGGTCGTGCGGGCCGCCGTGGTCCCGGCGATGGAAAACGTCACGCTGTGGCACGAGCGCGATATCAGCCATTCGTCGGTCGAACGGGTGTTCGGGCCGGATGCGACCATCGCGCTGGATTTCGCGCTCGCGCGGCTTACCGGCGTCATCCGCAATCTGGTCGTCTATCCCGAGACCATGAAGGCCAATCTCGACCGGCTGGGTGGTCTGGTGTTCTCGCAGCGGGTATTGCTGGCGCTGACCCAGGCAGGCATGAGCCGCGAGGACGCCTATATGGCCGTGCAGCGCAACGCCATGCCGGTCTGGCGGGGCGAAGGCAAGTTCCTGGATCTGCTGCTGAAGGACGAGGCGATCTCCGCCATCATCGAGCCGGAAGCGATCGAAAAGCTGTTCAATCTCGACTTCCACATGAAACATGTGGACACGATCATGAAGCGCGTCTTCGGAGAACCGACACCAGCGGCATAG
- a CDS encoding FkbM family methyltransferase, translating to MKGITKYNSKIISEVLGGKSYALSALDHLADSPVCVDLGANIGAFSLACKVWRPDARLISVEPDPACFGFLQSNLSDFADADLRNIAISDTTGSVRLNVGRNDSVMNSIFAGAMADDARSVEVRSFGAREFLDDVLSTYGRIDLLKADIEGAEWHLANLPGGILASIPLIFMEYHSARFVAEFLPSMLTSHCLISGSIRFPHRGELALLRQDLIPADQAAFEIMPDLGSAARRDRPDRPRITRK from the coding sequence ATGAAGGGCATAACGAAATACAATTCCAAGATCATATCCGAGGTGCTGGGCGGAAAGTCCTATGCGCTGTCGGCACTGGATCACCTTGCCGACAGTCCGGTCTGTGTCGATCTCGGCGCGAATATCGGCGCGTTCAGCCTTGCCTGCAAAGTCTGGCGCCCCGACGCGCGGCTGATCTCCGTTGAACCGGATCCGGCGTGTTTCGGGTTCTTGCAGAGCAACCTGTCGGACTTTGCCGACGCGGACCTGCGCAACATCGCGATTTCGGACACCACTGGATCGGTGCGCCTGAATGTCGGCCGCAACGACAGCGTCATGAATTCCATCTTTGCCGGCGCCATGGCCGACGACGCCAGAAGCGTCGAGGTTCGGTCGTTCGGGGCGCGCGAGTTTCTTGATGATGTCCTCTCGACCTATGGCCGGATCGACCTTTTGAAAGCGGACATAGAGGGTGCGGAATGGCATCTCGCCAATCTGCCCGGTGGTATTCTTGCCTCTATTCCGCTCATCTTCATGGAATACCATTCGGCCCGGTTCGTCGCCGAATTCCTGCCGTCGATGCTGACTTCGCATTGCCTGATCAGCGGTTCCATCCGGTTTCCGCACCGGGGCGAACTGGCACTGCTGCGACAAGACCTGATACCGGCCGACCAGGCAGCGTTTGAAATCATGCCCGATCTCGGGTCGGCTGCGCGACGCGATCGCCCCGACCGGCCGCGGATCACGCGAAAATAA
- a CDS encoding UDP-glucuronic acid decarboxylase family protein yields the protein MNGSILVTGGAGFLGSHLCDALIARGNDVVAVDNFYTGSKDNLSGAIDSRRFELMRHDIWLPLFIEVDRIFNLACPASPIHYQNDPVATVKTSVLGAINMLGLAKRRKARILQASTSEVYGDPQIHPQPETYWGHVNPIGPRACYDEGKRCAETLFFDYHRQHNVDIRVMRIFNTYGPRMHPRDGRVVSNFIIQALNNEDITIYGDGSQTRSFCYVDDMIKGMLAFMDQDAHVGPLNVGNPHEITVRDLAETIIELTDSRSRIDFRDLPADDPLQRKPDIAQATETMNWQPTVGLHDGLQETIRYFRWLLG from the coding sequence ATGAACGGAAGCATTCTCGTCACCGGCGGTGCGGGGTTTCTCGGCTCGCACCTCTGCGACGCGCTGATTGCACGTGGCAACGATGTGGTCGCCGTCGACAACTTCTATACGGGCAGCAAGGACAACCTGAGCGGCGCCATCGACAGCAGGCGTTTCGAGTTGATGCGTCACGATATCTGGCTACCGCTGTTCATCGAAGTCGATCGGATATTCAATCTCGCCTGCCCGGCCAGCCCGATCCATTACCAGAACGATCCCGTGGCAACGGTCAAGACTTCCGTGCTCGGGGCGATCAACATGCTCGGCCTCGCCAAGCGCCGAAAGGCCCGCATTCTGCAAGCCTCCACCAGCGAGGTGTACGGCGATCCGCAGATTCATCCGCAACCGGAAACCTATTGGGGCCATGTCAATCCGATTGGCCCCAGGGCCTGCTACGACGAGGGGAAGCGCTGCGCCGAAACCCTGTTTTTCGACTACCACCGCCAGCACAACGTCGACATTCGCGTGATGCGGATATTCAACACTTATGGGCCGCGCATGCATCCCCGCGACGGGCGGGTTGTCAGCAATTTCATCATCCAGGCGCTCAACAACGAAGACATCACCATTTACGGCGACGGATCCCAGACCCGGTCCTTCTGCTATGTCGACGACATGATCAAGGGCATGCTCGCCTTCATGGATCAGGACGCCCATGTCGGTCCGTTGAACGTCGGCAATCCGCATGAAATCACGGTGCGCGATCTGGCCGAAACGATCATCGAGCTGACGGATTCGCGCAGCCGCATCGACTTCCGCGACCTTCCGGCCGACGATCCGCTGCAGCGCAAGCCCGACATAGCGCAAGCGACCGAGACGATGAACTGGCAACCGACGGTCGGCCTGCACGACGGATTGCAGGAGACGATCCGATACTTCCGGTGGCTTCTCGGCTGA
- a CDS encoding tetratricopeptide repeat protein: MLRSSVHDHTVSTVPTREPRYEKKGLKAHRQLAEVQALQEAGQLDEALKKARSFVAKNKKEPAGWRNLGRVLIDTRQWAEAKRALDRANALAPDNPSTLINLSLASYHLDQFEAARSFGQQATAIEPENPLALNNLGMALIKLDDFDNAALVLRRALSVRPDLAPALSNYGAALNRLGQFSEALDVLMAALKLNKSDPYTFVNIGNSLRFLGRDSNAIDMYNQALALDPGMKEGSVNICNVYNKNNLFDASFTISSELIEREPKYVKAHSVMADSLIGLGRIDDAKAAAESVIAIEPASITAQALLVSLAARADDYDAADYLRAARRFSDLHDIYRPDVLANPADDAAKLRIGFIGGDFRRHPVGYFLKQLFTEYDRERFAFFIYHNAVEYDDLSDFFVENSAAFRNINNKLDRKVAQEIADDRLHILIDLAGYTKYTRLSALVHKPAPVQMTWLGYYASTGVSEVDYILADPYVVPDDCEAEFSEAVLRFPDSYLCFSEPDCDVPVRPAPVSENGMVTFGSFNNLNKVTDNVLALWARVLKATPGSRLMLKTMLLNRQDHRERITQRFAAEGIDLDRLILEGPSPREALLDAYNKVDIALDPFPYGGGTTSAEALWMGVPVLTKRGDRFLARMGGSIVSNVGLGDWVAEDDDDYVAKAAAFATDAAGLIDLKRGLRQRVLASPLFDGRNFARKFETLMTSAWDAYRARNDGEGR, encoded by the coding sequence ATGCTTCGCAGCTCAGTTCACGATCATACGGTCTCAACCGTGCCGACGCGCGAACCCAGATACGAAAAAAAGGGTCTGAAGGCCCATCGGCAACTGGCCGAAGTCCAGGCATTGCAGGAGGCCGGGCAACTCGATGAAGCCCTGAAAAAGGCCCGGTCATTCGTCGCAAAGAACAAGAAGGAGCCCGCCGGCTGGCGAAATCTCGGCCGTGTCCTGATCGACACCAGGCAATGGGCTGAGGCGAAACGGGCGCTCGACAGGGCGAACGCCCTCGCCCCGGACAATCCGTCGACACTGATCAATCTCAGCCTTGCCAGCTATCACCTCGACCAATTCGAAGCCGCCAGATCGTTTGGCCAGCAGGCCACCGCGATCGAGCCGGAAAATCCCCTGGCGCTCAACAATCTCGGCATGGCGCTGATCAAGCTTGACGATTTCGACAATGCCGCGCTCGTCCTCAGGCGGGCGCTATCGGTCCGGCCCGATCTGGCGCCGGCGCTGTCCAACTATGGCGCGGCCCTCAACCGTCTCGGGCAGTTTTCCGAGGCGCTGGATGTGCTGATGGCCGCCCTGAAATTGAACAAGAGCGATCCGTATACATTCGTGAATATCGGCAACAGCCTGCGCTTTCTGGGCCGCGACTCCAACGCGATCGACATGTACAATCAGGCACTGGCGTTGGATCCGGGCATGAAAGAAGGCTCGGTCAATATCTGTAATGTCTATAACAAGAACAATCTCTTCGACGCATCCTTCACCATTTCCTCCGAACTGATCGAACGTGAGCCGAAATACGTCAAGGCCCACTCCGTCATGGCCGATTCGCTTATCGGTCTTGGACGGATAGACGACGCGAAGGCTGCCGCCGAATCGGTCATCGCGATCGAGCCGGCATCCATAACAGCACAAGCCCTGCTGGTTTCGCTCGCGGCGCGCGCCGACGACTATGACGCCGCCGACTATCTGCGGGCGGCGCGGCGTTTTAGCGATCTCCACGACATTTACCGCCCGGACGTATTGGCGAATCCTGCGGATGACGCGGCCAAACTGCGGATCGGCTTTATCGGCGGCGACTTCCGGCGTCATCCGGTCGGTTACTTCCTCAAGCAACTGTTCACGGAATATGACCGAGAGCGGTTCGCGTTCTTCATCTATCACAATGCCGTCGAATACGACGACCTGTCGGACTTCTTCGTCGAGAATTCAGCCGCCTTCCGCAACATCAACAACAAGCTGGACCGCAAGGTTGCGCAGGAAATCGCCGACGACAGGCTCCACATTCTGATCGATCTCGCGGGTTATACGAAATATACGCGCCTCAGTGCCCTCGTCCACAAGCCGGCACCGGTCCAGATGACATGGCTCGGCTACTATGCCTCGACCGGCGTAAGCGAAGTCGACTACATTCTGGCCGATCCGTATGTCGTCCCGGACGACTGTGAAGCCGAATTCTCCGAAGCTGTCCTGCGTTTTCCAGACTCCTACCTCTGCTTCTCCGAACCCGACTGCGACGTTCCGGTCAGGCCAGCGCCGGTGAGCGAGAACGGCATGGTCACCTTTGGGTCGTTCAACAATCTGAACAAGGTGACTGATAACGTCCTTGCCCTTTGGGCCAGGGTCCTGAAGGCGACGCCCGGCTCGCGCCTGATGCTCAAGACGATGCTGCTGAACCGGCAGGATCACCGAGAACGCATCACTCAGCGCTTTGCAGCCGAAGGCATCGACCTCGACCGCCTGATCCTGGAAGGCCCCAGCCCCCGGGAGGCACTGCTTGACGCCTATAACAAGGTCGATATCGCGCTGGACCCGTTTCCCTATGGCGGCGGCACCACCAGCGCCGAGGCGCTATGGATGGGCGTACCCGTGCTGACCAAGCGCGGCGACCGGTTCCTGGCCCGGATGGGCGGTTCGATCGTCAGCAATGTCGGCCTCGGCGATTGGGTCGCCGAAGACGACGACGACTATGTCGCCAAGGCGGCGGCATTCGCGACGGACGCGGCCGGGCTGATCGACCTTAAACGCGGCTTGCGGCAGCGCGTTCTGGCCTCGCCGCTGTTCGACGGGCGCAACTTCGCCCGCAAGTTCGAGACACTCATGACATCGGCCTGGGACGCCTATCGGGCGCGCAACGACGGGGAAGGCCGATGA